The Alosa alosa isolate M-15738 ecotype Scorff River chromosome 9, AALO_Geno_1.1, whole genome shotgun sequence genome includes a region encoding these proteins:
- the lpl gene encoding lipoprotein lipase, which yields MGKGKLFLLVVWIYLENICTVFSTTAEVNYFGNITINGTDWLIDFSDIESKFALRTAEVPDDDLCYIEPGQVESIVECEFNSEAKTFIVIHGWTVTGMYESWVPKLVTALYEREPTANVIVVDWLTRAQQHYPTSAAYTKLVGRDVAKFVTWLQGTLDYPWEKIHFLGYSLGAHVAGIAGLLTSSKVNRITGLDPAGPSFEYADSQSTLSPDDANFVDVLHTNTRGSPDRSIGIQRPVGHVDIYPNGGTFQPGCDLQKTMKMIVSTGFSNMDQIVKCSHERSIHLFIDSLVNAQEHQSMAYRCSNKESFDKGVCLSCRKNRCNKLGYEINRVRMRRSAKMYLKTREMMPFKVFHYQLKVHFFSKDELSFTEQPIRVSLYGTHGEKEDITHVLPELKTNVTLSFLLTTDVDIGELLMVKITWDKDSYFGWSDWWKKSNFHIRRLRVKAGETQARVIFSSKEGEFAYLTRGGEPAVFVKSKEDQTSRKHERLHKLKMHGSFFKQNTA from the exons ATGGGCAAAGGCAAATTATTTCTCTTGGTTGTTTGGATATACTTAGAAAACATTTGCACTGTTTTCTCAACTACCGCTGAAGTGAACTATTTTG GTAACATCACAATAAATGGCACAGACTGGCTCATAGACTTCTCAGACATCGAATCTAAGTTTGCCCTGCGGACAGCTGAAGTACCTGATGATGACCTGTGCTATATTGAGCCTGGCCAAGTTGAGAGCATCGTAGAGTGTGAATTCAACTCCGAGGCCAAGACCTTTATCGTTATACATGGCTGGACG GTCACTGGCATGTATGAGAGTTGGGTCCCCAAGCTGGTGACGGCTCTGTATGAGCGTGAGCCCACTGCTAACGTCATCGTTGTGGACTGGCTGACCCGAGCCCAGCAGCACTACCCGACCTCCGCCGCATACACCAAACTGGTCGGACGAGATGTTGCCAAGTTTGTCACCTGGTTACAG GGTACGCTTGACTACCCCTGGGAGAAAATTCATTTTCTGGGCTACAGTCTTGGTGCCCATGTGGCGGGAATTGCTGGACTGCTGACCAGCAGCAAAGTGAACAGAATCACAG GTCTTGACCCAGCTGGCCCCAGCTTTGAGTATGCCGACTCACAGAGCACCCTCTCTCCCGATGACGCCAACTTTGTGGATGTCCTACATACCAACACACGAGGATCCCCAGACCGCAGCATCGGTATCCAGAGGCCAGTTGGCCATGTTGATATCTACCCCAACGGTGGGACCTTCCAGCCTGGCTGTGACCTGCAGAAAACAATGAAGATGATCGTGTCCACAGGTTTCTCAA ACATGGACCAGATCGTGAAGTGTTCTCACGAGCGCTCCATTCACCTCTTCATCGACTCGCTGGTGAACGCACAGGAGCATCAGAGCATGGCTTACCGCTGCAGCAACAAGGAGTCCTTCGACAAGGGTGTGTGTCTCAGCTGCCGCAAGAACCGCTGCAACAAGCTGGGCTATGAAATCAACCGTGTGCGCATGCGCCGAAGTGCCAAGATGTACCTGAAGACCAGAGAGATGATGCCATTCAAAG TTTTCCATTACCAATTGAAGGTGCACTTCTTCAGCAAGGATGAACTGAGCTTCACAGAGCAGCCAATCAGAGTGTCACTGTACGGTACCCATGGAGAAAAAGAGGACATCACCCATGTCTT GCCTGAACTGAAGACGAACGTCACCTTATCTTTCCTCCTGACCACTGACGTGGACATCGGGGAGCTGCTGATGGTGAAGATCACTTGGGATAAAGATTCTTATTTCGGCTGGTCAGACTGGTGGAAGAAAAGCAACTTCCACATCCGCAGACTCAGAGTCaaagcaggagagacacaggcCAG GGTGATCTTCAGCTCCAAAGAGGGGGAGTTTGCGTACCTGACCAGGGGAGGGGAGCCTGCTGTATTCGTCAAGTCAAAAGAAGACCAGACGAGTCGCAAACATGAAAG